From Novosphingobium resinovorum, the proteins below share one genomic window:
- a CDS encoding hydrogen peroxide-inducible genes activator, which produces MTVYQPTLKQLQYLVSLHEHGHFGRAADACFVSQSTLSAGLRDLETLLGVVLVERTKRAVRFTPLGNAVVEKAHRILRETEELSELVQSSGKPLSGEVRMSVIPTIAPFLLPRMLPRLRRERPNLKLFLREEPSQAAMESLHHGRADCVLLALPYATGEVEKETIELDAFFVAFPRDDPRDPPAEVSPDVIDENRLLLLEDGHCLKDHALAACNRPELRASATMIGTSLHTLVQMVDNGLGLTMLPEMALDAGILNGTNVVARPLISPNANREITLVWRKNSPRAEEFRMLADELRAG; this is translated from the coding sequence ATGACCGTCTACCAACCGACGCTCAAGCAGCTCCAGTATCTCGTCTCGCTCCACGAGCACGGCCATTTCGGCCGTGCCGCCGATGCCTGCTTCGTGTCGCAATCGACACTGTCGGCGGGTCTGCGCGATCTGGAAACGCTGCTTGGCGTAGTCCTCGTGGAGCGCACCAAGCGCGCCGTCCGCTTCACGCCGCTGGGCAATGCCGTGGTCGAGAAGGCCCACCGCATCCTGCGCGAGACGGAGGAACTGTCCGAACTCGTCCAGTCCAGCGGCAAGCCGCTCTCGGGCGAAGTGCGCATGAGCGTGATCCCGACGATCGCGCCGTTCCTGCTGCCCCGGATGCTGCCACGCCTGCGCCGCGAACGCCCGAATCTCAAGCTCTTCCTGCGCGAGGAACCGAGCCAGGCGGCGATGGAATCGCTCCACCATGGCCGCGCCGACTGCGTGCTGCTCGCCCTGCCCTATGCGACCGGCGAGGTGGAGAAGGAGACGATCGAACTCGACGCCTTCTTCGTCGCCTTCCCCCGCGACGATCCGCGCGATCCGCCCGCCGAAGTCAGCCCCGACGTGATCGACGAGAACCGCCTGCTCCTGCTCGAGGACGGGCACTGCCTCAAGGACCATGCCCTCGCCGCCTGCAACCGGCCCGAACTGCGGGCCAGCGCGACGATGATCGGCACCTCGCTGCATACGCTGGTGCAAATGGTCGACAACGGGCTGGGCCTGACGATGCTGCCGGAAATGGCGCTCGACGCAGGGATTCTCAATGGAACCAACGTCGTCGCCCGGCCGCTGATCTCGCCCAACGCGAATCGCGAGATCACGCTGGTGTGGCGCAAGAATTCCCCGCGTGCAGAGGAATTCCGGATGCTGGCGGACGAGTTGCGGGCTGGTTGA
- a CDS encoding MFS transporter — MTTTTQLIRARRFLPLFVTQLLGAFNDNLFKNAMVLFVVYEVYHSEGQEARFSAMASAIFIIPFFLLSALAGQLADMRDKAKLIRIIKACEIGIMLVGGAGLALAWQGQALDAVAIPLMLLALFAMGVHSTFFGPIKYAILPQHLKDGEVLSGTGLVEAGTYIAVLAGTIVAGWISVDAAAIGVIVVAVIGWFAGRQVPSAPPLGKIEPLDYHVIRASVRLVRTTMQDRRVFLAICAISFFWAIGTVLFVQFPPLAKNMLMASKEVASLFLVIFSVGVAIGSMAINALLKGTVSARWSPISVIGMGVFLVAFQQVCRIWPPHSGTGTLMDVGIFVVQPLAIPLMLTLLGIAICGGMFVVPLYAFLTTFVPKSQTARTIAANNIVNSGAMVVGSLATGVMTLMGVAVAQQLLVVSLCCVASAWLGYLLFRAEKCPSVG, encoded by the coding sequence ATGACCACGACGACCCAACTCATCCGGGCGCGACGTTTTCTCCCCCTTTTCGTCACCCAGCTTCTGGGCGCGTTCAACGACAACCTGTTCAAGAACGCGATGGTGCTCTTCGTCGTCTACGAGGTGTACCACTCGGAAGGCCAGGAGGCGCGGTTCAGCGCGATGGCCTCGGCGATCTTCATCATCCCCTTCTTCCTGCTCTCGGCGCTGGCCGGACAGCTGGCCGACATGCGCGACAAGGCGAAGCTGATTCGCATCATCAAGGCCTGCGAGATCGGCATCATGCTGGTCGGCGGCGCGGGCCTTGCCCTTGCGTGGCAGGGGCAGGCGCTCGACGCCGTGGCCATCCCGCTGATGCTGCTGGCGCTGTTCGCGATGGGCGTTCACTCGACCTTCTTCGGACCGATCAAGTACGCGATCCTGCCGCAGCACCTGAAGGACGGCGAAGTCCTCTCCGGCACCGGGCTGGTCGAAGCAGGTACGTACATCGCCGTACTCGCCGGCACGATCGTCGCAGGCTGGATCAGCGTCGACGCCGCCGCGATCGGCGTGATCGTCGTCGCCGTCATCGGCTGGTTCGCCGGACGACAGGTCCCCTCCGCCCCGCCGCTGGGCAAAATCGAGCCGCTCGACTACCACGTCATCCGCGCTTCCGTGCGCCTCGTGCGCACCACGATGCAGGACCGCCGCGTGTTCCTTGCCATCTGCGCGATCAGCTTCTTCTGGGCGATCGGCACCGTGCTGTTCGTGCAGTTCCCGCCGCTCGCCAAGAACATGCTGATGGCCAGCAAGGAAGTGGCCAGCCTGTTCCTCGTGATCTTCTCGGTCGGCGTCGCAATCGGGTCGATGGCGATCAATGCGCTGCTCAAGGGCACCGTTTCCGCGCGCTGGTCGCCGATCTCGGTGATCGGCATGGGCGTGTTCCTCGTCGCCTTCCAGCAGGTCTGCCGCATCTGGCCGCCGCATAGCGGAACGGGAACGCTGATGGACGTGGGCATCTTCGTCGTGCAGCCGCTGGCGATCCCGCTGATGCTGACCTTGCTGGGCATCGCCATCTGCGGCGGTATGTTCGTGGTGCCGCTTTACGCCTTCCTCACCACCTTCGTGCCCAAGTCGCAGACCGCGCGCACGATTGCCGCAAACAACATCGTCAATTCGGGCGCGATGGTCGTCGGTTCGCTGGCGACCGGTGTAATGACGCTGATGGGCGTTGCGGTGGCGCAGCAGCTTCTGGTCGTCTCGCTGTGCTGCGTCGCCTCGGCCTGGCTGGGATACCTGCTGTTCCGCGCCGAGAAGTGCCCCAGCGTGGGTTGA
- a CDS encoding putative bifunctional diguanylate cyclase/phosphodiesterase — protein sequence MHAASILSSRRDTEGSEVDIVAFGIVTAAIILFVATGSEIGPAVVNSLAGQGPGPDHFLLNAFLLNIAIIIFGWSRYRELCDEIMLRRAAEREARRLAETDSLTGFHNRRSFNLSVDALIDRSATAGRAVAVLMIDLDNFKQVNDYNGHATGDRLLVECARRITAALPEGTIVGRIGGDEFAVAVPFEPRHSETVDSIAAALVQAIAEGSRISNATIDVTASIGLARAESRTTSSPALLEMADVAMYHAKRQGRNQFSWFEPQMAHEMRFRADLEAGIRQGIPRGEFVPFYEQQVDLETGELTGFEMLARWDSPQFGIVAPDIFIPVAEEIGAITELSRSVIAQALEDAKLWDPKLTLAVNISPIQLRDPWFAQKLLRMLVEANFPPQRLEIEITESCLHQNLGQVRTLVTSLKNQGIRISLDDFGTGYSSIGQLKQLPFDRIKIDRSFVSSMLDDEDSAAIVRAVATLGEGLHMPVTAEGIETQAVLDHLRQYGGITGQGYLYGRPRPAAELGEWLGEEPKTEVAPDDTPEVKRA from the coding sequence GTGCACGCAGCAAGTATCCTTTCCTCCCGGCGTGACACGGAAGGCAGCGAGGTCGACATCGTCGCTTTCGGCATCGTTACCGCGGCGATCATTCTTTTCGTCGCCACCGGCAGCGAAATCGGCCCGGCGGTCGTCAATTCGCTCGCCGGACAGGGGCCGGGGCCGGACCATTTCCTGCTCAACGCCTTCCTGCTCAACATCGCGATCATCATCTTCGGCTGGAGCCGCTACCGCGAACTGTGCGACGAGATCATGCTGCGCCGCGCCGCCGAGCGTGAAGCGCGGCGTCTAGCCGAAACCGATTCGCTCACCGGCTTCCACAACCGCCGCAGCTTCAACCTGAGCGTCGACGCGCTGATCGATCGCAGCGCGACGGCCGGGCGGGCCGTGGCAGTGCTGATGATCGATCTCGACAACTTCAAACAGGTCAACGACTACAACGGCCACGCCACCGGCGACCGCCTGCTGGTGGAATGCGCCCGCCGCATCACCGCCGCGCTTCCAGAAGGCACCATCGTCGGCCGCATCGGCGGCGACGAATTCGCCGTAGCCGTTCCGTTCGAGCCCCGTCACAGCGAAACCGTCGACAGCATCGCCGCCGCGCTGGTCCAGGCCATCGCCGAGGGCTCGCGCATCAGCAACGCGACGATCGACGTCACCGCCTCGATCGGCCTCGCCCGCGCCGAATCACGCACCACGTCCTCGCCCGCGCTGCTGGAGATGGCCGACGTCGCGATGTACCACGCCAAGCGACAGGGCCGGAACCAGTTCTCGTGGTTCGAGCCGCAGATGGCGCACGAGATGCGTTTCCGCGCCGACCTAGAGGCAGGCATCCGCCAAGGCATTCCGCGCGGCGAATTCGTACCGTTCTACGAACAGCAGGTGGATCTGGAGACCGGCGAACTCACCGGATTCGAGATGCTGGCACGTTGGGATTCGCCGCAGTTCGGCATCGTCGCGCCTGACATCTTCATCCCCGTCGCCGAAGAGATCGGCGCGATCACCGAACTCTCGCGCAGCGTGATCGCACAGGCGCTGGAAGACGCGAAACTGTGGGACCCGAAGCTGACGCTGGCGGTCAACATCTCGCCCATCCAGCTGCGCGACCCGTGGTTCGCCCAGAAACTCCTGCGCATGCTGGTGGAGGCCAACTTCCCGCCGCAGCGGCTGGAGATCGAGATCACCGAAAGCTGCCTCCACCAGAACCTGGGCCAGGTACGCACGCTGGTGACCAGCCTCAAGAACCAGGGCATCCGCATCAGCCTCGACGATTTCGGCACCGGCTACAGCTCGATCGGGCAGCTCAAGCAGCTGCCGTTCGACCGCATCAAGATCGACCGCAGCTTCGTCTCCAGCATGCTCGACGACGAGGACAGCGCCGCCATCGTCCGCGCCGTGGCGACGCTGGGCGAAGGGCTGCACATGCCGGTAACGGCCGAGGGGATCGAGACGCAGGCCGTGCTCGACCACTTGCGCCAGTACGGCGGGATCACCGGCCAGGGCTATCTGTACGGCCGCCCCCGCCCCGCGGCCGAACTCGGCGAATGGCTGGGTGAGGAACCCAAGACCGAAGTCGCCCCGGATGATACACCGGAAGTGAAGCGCGCCTGA
- the rnd gene encoding ribonuclease D gives MKIHPLITKTEDLAALCERLAKSDFVSVDTEFMRENTYWPELCLVQIANTEEAAAIDPLADGLDMTPLLDLLTQNEDVLKVFHAGGQDVEIIFNFTGRTPHPIFDTQIAMMAISQSEQIGYSNLVESWQGLTIDKGARFTDWSRRPLTDRQIEYAIGDVTHLSKIFPKILKRLIKTGRGAWLDQEMEKLADPENYRNDPKEAWHRIKAPGRNPQVLGRLRAIAEWRELEAQGKNIPRGRIARDETLADIASHPPKSQADLAKVRGLSQGWKDNEIGRRLMTAIAKAEPLTDDEMPARAPRGAPLGKEGSLVADLLKLLLKIRAREIDAAARLLARSDELELLAAGVRKNLSLLQGWRYDVFGRDALDLVEGKLAFAVENGKLKMTRVEDVVDDTVAE, from the coding sequence ATGAAAATTCACCCGCTGATAACGAAAACCGAAGATCTTGCCGCCCTGTGCGAGCGTCTCGCGAAGTCCGATTTCGTGAGCGTCGACACGGAGTTCATGCGCGAGAACACCTATTGGCCCGAACTCTGCCTCGTGCAGATCGCCAATACCGAGGAAGCTGCCGCGATCGACCCGCTGGCGGACGGCCTCGACATGACTCCGCTGCTGGATCTGCTGACGCAGAACGAGGACGTCCTCAAGGTCTTCCACGCGGGCGGTCAGGACGTGGAGATCATCTTCAACTTCACCGGCCGCACCCCGCACCCGATCTTCGACACCCAGATCGCGATGATGGCGATCAGCCAGTCCGAGCAGATCGGCTATTCCAACCTCGTCGAATCGTGGCAGGGCCTGACGATCGACAAGGGCGCCCGCTTCACAGACTGGTCGCGCCGCCCGCTAACCGACCGCCAGATCGAATACGCGATCGGCGACGTCACGCATCTTTCCAAGATCTTCCCCAAAATCCTCAAGCGCCTGATCAAGACCGGGCGCGGTGCCTGGCTGGACCAGGAGATGGAAAAGCTGGCCGATCCGGAAAACTACCGGAACGACCCCAAGGAAGCCTGGCACCGGATCAAGGCGCCGGGCCGCAACCCGCAAGTGCTTGGCCGCCTGCGCGCGATCGCCGAATGGCGAGAACTGGAAGCGCAGGGCAAGAACATCCCGCGCGGCCGCATCGCCCGTGACGAGACGCTGGCCGACATCGCCAGTCACCCGCCCAAGAGCCAGGCCGACCTCGCCAAAGTGCGCGGCCTCTCGCAAGGCTGGAAGGACAATGAAATCGGCCGCCGCCTGATGACCGCCATCGCCAAGGCGGAGCCGCTGACCGACGACGAGATGCCCGCCCGCGCCCCGCGCGGCGCGCCGCTCGGCAAGGAAGGCTCGCTGGTCGCCGACCTGCTCAAGCTGCTGCTCAAGATCCGTGCCCGTGAAATCGATGCCGCGGCCCGCCTGCTGGCGCGCAGCGACGAACTGGAACTGCTCGCGGCGGGCGTTCGCAAGAACCTCAGCCTGCTGCAGGGCTGGCGCTACGACGTGTTCGGCCGCGATGCGCTCGATCTCGTCGAGGGCAAGCTCGCCTTCGCGGTGGAGAACGGCAAGCTCAAGATGACGCGCGTGGAAGACGTCGTCGACGATACGGTGGCCGAATAA
- a CDS encoding EVE domain-containing protein has product MAYWLMKSEPDAYGWNDLVKEGEGTWDGVRNHRAANNLRAMEVGDEVFFYHSNIGKEIVGIATVSKAGITDPSDSEGKWAAVKVKPVRKLKRPVTLAQVKGDPKLAEMELVKFSRLSVGVVTPQEWDYVLGLAGE; this is encoded by the coding sequence ATGGCATACTGGCTGATGAAGTCTGAACCCGATGCTTACGGCTGGAACGATCTTGTGAAGGAAGGCGAGGGCACATGGGACGGCGTGCGCAACCACCGCGCCGCCAACAACCTGCGCGCCATGGAAGTGGGAGACGAGGTGTTCTTCTACCACTCCAACATCGGCAAGGAGATCGTCGGCATCGCTACGGTGAGCAAGGCCGGGATCACCGATCCCAGCGATTCCGAGGGCAAGTGGGCGGCGGTCAAGGTGAAGCCGGTGCGCAAGCTGAAGCGGCCGGTGACACTCGCGCAAGTGAAGGGCGATCCCAAGCTGGCGGAGATGGAACTGGTGAAGTTCTCGCGCCTGTCGGTGGGTGTGGTGACGCCGCAGGAGTGGGACTATGTGCTGGGGCTGGCAGGGGAGTGA
- the pgsA gene encoding CDP-diacylglycerol--glycerol-3-phosphate 3-phosphatidyltransferase → MLTLPNILTLSRIVALPLLAFLLWWPRWEFGYGLAFGLYCLMGLTDYFDGYLARSSGTVSKLGVFLDPIADKIMVATVILVLTAQGILRGPFVGDMHVIAGLVILVREIAVSGLREFLGGLQVSVPVSRLAKWKTTFQLICLGALILGVAMPWWNLDLGALVINVPHTVGLTTLWAAAALTVVTGWDYLRVGLKHMD, encoded by the coding sequence ATGCTGACTCTGCCGAACATCCTGACGCTTTCACGCATCGTCGCCCTTCCGTTGCTGGCCTTCCTGCTCTGGTGGCCCAGATGGGAATTCGGGTACGGACTGGCTTTCGGGCTTTACTGCCTGATGGGACTCACCGACTATTTCGACGGCTATCTTGCTCGTTCGAGCGGGACGGTGTCGAAGCTGGGCGTATTCCTCGACCCTATCGCCGACAAGATCATGGTGGCGACGGTGATTCTGGTGCTGACCGCGCAAGGCATCCTGCGTGGGCCTTTCGTGGGCGACATGCACGTGATCGCGGGCCTCGTCATCCTCGTGCGTGAGATCGCCGTGTCGGGCCTGCGTGAGTTTCTTGGGGGGCTGCAGGTTTCGGTGCCGGTCAGTCGCCTTGCGAAGTGGAAGACGACGTTCCAGCTGATCTGCCTGGGGGCGCTGATCCTTGGCGTGGCGATGCCGTGGTGGAATCTCGACCTCGGCGCGCTGGTAATCAACGTGCCGCATACCGTGGGCCTGACGACGCTGTGGGCGGCCGCCGCACTGACGGTGGTGACGGGCTGGGACTACCTGCGGGTCGGCCTCAAGCACATGGACTGA
- a CDS encoding isopenicillin N synthase family dioxygenase, whose amino-acid sequence MDLAQIPVLSLVADSADLPARIGESFRTFGFAMIRDHGIDQSLIDQAWARTEEFFALPVETKQKYFIPGQGGARGYTPFRTEVAKGAKEKDLKEFWHVGRDVPADSPLAASMPPNIWPTEVEGFEETFRELYAQFDEAGAKVLSAIAVDLGLDAGWFDAGIEDGNSVMRLLHYPPVSAESGGAIRAGAHEDINLITLLLGAQEAGLELLSKDGRWLSVAPPEGAIVVNIGDMLQRLTNHVLPSTTHRVRNPEGARAGHSRYSMPFFLHLRSDFRFVTLPECVSDENPDRYPVSITADDYLQERLREIGLKM is encoded by the coding sequence ATGGACCTCGCACAAATCCCCGTCCTCAGCCTCGTGGCCGACAGCGCCGACCTGCCCGCGCGCATCGGCGAGAGCTTCCGCACCTTCGGCTTCGCGATGATCCGCGACCACGGTATCGACCAGTCGCTGATCGACCAGGCCTGGGCCAGGACCGAGGAATTCTTCGCCCTCCCGGTCGAGACCAAGCAGAAATACTTCATCCCCGGCCAGGGCGGCGCGCGCGGCTATACGCCGTTCCGCACCGAAGTCGCCAAGGGCGCCAAAGAGAAGGACCTCAAGGAATTCTGGCACGTCGGCCGCGACGTTCCCGCCGATTCGCCGCTCGCCGCCTCGATGCCGCCGAACATCTGGCCGACCGAGGTTGAAGGCTTCGAAGAGACCTTCCGCGAACTCTACGCCCAGTTCGACGAGGCCGGCGCCAAGGTGCTCTCAGCGATCGCCGTCGACCTCGGCCTCGATGCGGGTTGGTTCGACGCAGGGATCGAGGACGGCAACTCGGTGATGCGCCTGCTGCACTACCCGCCGGTTTCCGCTGAATCCGGAGGCGCCATCCGTGCCGGCGCGCATGAGGACATCAACCTCATCACCCTGCTGCTCGGCGCACAGGAAGCGGGCCTCGAACTGCTGAGCAAGGACGGTCGCTGGCTCTCGGTCGCGCCGCCCGAAGGCGCCATCGTCGTCAACATCGGCGACATGCTGCAGCGCCTGACCAACCACGTGCTGCCCTCGACCACGCACCGCGTCCGCAACCCCGAGGGCGCGCGTGCCGGGCACAGCCGCTACTCGATGCCGTTCTTCCTCCACCTGCGCAGCGACTTCCGCTTCGTCACCCTGCCCGAGTGCGTGAGCGACGAGAACCCGGACCGCTACCCGGTCTCGATCACCGCCGACGACTACCTGCAGGAGCGCCTGCGCGAGATCGGTCTGAAGATGTGA
- a CDS encoding MFS transporter, giving the protein MSASSAVGGPSRPVVFSLAVAAGLTVANIYYNQPMIGLMERDLAGAAATYVPTATQLGYAFGLVVLVPLGDLVERRRLIVLQCLALTAALALVAVAPSAGLVLAASLLVGLLASVAQQIVPFAANLAPDEKRGAIVGTVMAGLLCGILLSRTLAGFVAGTLGWREMFWLAVPLALLTALLMAFQLPRSRPQDTGLGYVGLLRSLWSLWREFPALRLATYTQCCQFGVFSVFWTILALRLQEHFDLGPEAAGLFGIVGAAGVLAAPVAGRLADRRGPHPAIVLGTVMTLAAWLIFGFWHSIAGLIVGVLVLDVAVQLSQISNQSIIYALRPEARSRINTVYMAMMFLAGAASSGAATAAWHEWGWSGVSALGIGISVLGVALQVLRRR; this is encoded by the coding sequence ATGTCGGCGTCCAGTGCCGTCGGCGGCCCCAGTCGCCCGGTCGTCTTCTCGCTGGCCGTCGCTGCCGGGCTGACCGTCGCCAACATCTACTACAACCAGCCGATGATCGGGCTGATGGAGCGCGACCTTGCGGGTGCGGCGGCGACTTACGTGCCGACCGCGACGCAGCTCGGTTACGCCTTCGGCCTCGTCGTGTTGGTGCCGCTTGGCGATCTGGTGGAGCGGCGGAGGCTGATCGTGCTGCAATGCCTGGCGCTGACCGCCGCGCTGGCACTCGTCGCCGTCGCGCCGAGTGCCGGGCTGGTGCTGGCCGCATCGCTGCTGGTCGGGCTGCTCGCTTCGGTTGCGCAGCAGATCGTGCCGTTCGCGGCGAATCTCGCCCCTGACGAGAAGCGTGGCGCAATCGTCGGCACGGTGATGGCCGGTCTCCTGTGCGGTATCCTGCTCAGCCGTACGCTGGCGGGCTTCGTTGCCGGAACGCTCGGGTGGCGGGAGATGTTCTGGCTCGCGGTTCCACTGGCGCTTTTGACCGCACTGCTCATGGCGTTCCAGCTTCCGCGCAGTCGTCCGCAAGACACCGGACTCGGCTATGTCGGCCTGCTGCGCTCGCTCTGGAGTCTGTGGCGCGAATTTCCCGCGCTGCGGCTGGCGACTTATACCCAGTGCTGCCAGTTCGGCGTCTTCAGCGTGTTCTGGACCATTCTTGCCCTGCGCCTGCAGGAGCACTTCGACCTTGGGCCGGAAGCTGCGGGACTGTTCGGTATCGTCGGTGCCGCGGGCGTGCTCGCAGCACCGGTCGCAGGACGACTCGCCGACCGTCGCGGTCCGCATCCCGCCATCGTGCTGGGCACGGTGATGACGCTGGCGGCGTGGCTGATCTTCGGTTTCTGGCATTCGATCGCCGGGCTGATCGTGGGCGTGCTTGTGCTCGACGTGGCGGTGCAGCTCAGCCAGATCTCCAACCAGAGCATCATCTACGCGCTGCGGCCTGAGGCGCGCTCACGCATCAACACCGTCTACATGGCGATGATGTTTCTGGCCGGGGCGGCCAGTTCGGGCGCGGCGACGGCGGCATGGCACGAGTGGGGCTGGAGCGGGGTCTCGGCGCTCGGGATCGGCATTTCGGTGCTCGGCGTGGCGCTGCAGGTGCTGCGGCGGCGCTAG
- a CDS encoding CsbD family protein, with product MGELKDTVKGLGNEIAGNVKQAAGKARNDPAQQAEGKAQEKKGELQQGIGKVKGALGDRV from the coding sequence GTGGGTGAACTCAAGGACACCGTGAAGGGCCTGGGCAACGAGATTGCCGGTAACGTCAAGCAGGCCGCAGGCAAGGCGCGCAACGACCCGGCCCAGCAGGCAGAAGGCAAGGCCCAGGAAAAGAAGGGCGAGCTTCAGCAGGGCATCGGCAAGGTCAAGGGCGCGCTCGGCGACCGGGTCTGA